In the genome of Buchnera aphidicola (Acyrthosiphon lactucae), the window AAAATTATCAAAATTAAAAAAATTTTTATATTTCGGTGAGATGGCCGAGAGGATGAAGGCGCTCCCCTGCTAAGGGAGTATGCAGAAAAATCTGCATCGAGGGTTCGAATCCCTCTCTCACCGCCGCATGTTAATTTTAAAATTGCATCCGTAGCTCAGTTGGATAGAGTACTCGGCTACGAACCGAGCGGTCGGAGGTTCGAATCCTTCCGGATGCAAAAAATAGAATTTAAATAATCTCTTAACTCAAAAATAATAAAAAAAGTATTTATAAAATATTTTTTCAGAAGTATTTCAATATTTTAGATCAGGAGATAAAATTGATAGAAGATATCTCGAAAAAAATTGCTTGGTTAAAAGCAAATCCGAAAATGTTAAAAGGTATTTTTCGAGGAATTGAACGTGAAACTTTAAGAATTCAAAAAAATGGAATTTTTTCTCAAAAAACACATCCATACTCAATTGGATCTTCTTTAACTCATAAATGGATAACTACTGATTTTGCCGAAAATTTATTAGAATTTATTACACCTACTAGTGATAATATAGATTATTTATTATCTTTCTTAACAGATCTTCATTGTTTTACAGCATCAAAAATAAAGAATGAACGTATGTGGCCTTTTAGTATACCTTATCTTACTAATAAGAAAAAAAATATCCAAATAGCTCAATACGGAAAATCTAATCTTGGAAAAATGAAAAACACTTATAGAATAGGTTTAAAAAATCGCTATGGTGATTTGATAAATACTATTTCAGGTGTACATTATAATTTTTCATTACCCTTATCATTTTGGGAAAATTGGAACAAAAATAAAAACAAAGAAAATAATTCCGATTACATTTCATCAGGATATTTACATTTAATTAGAAATTATTACCGATTTGGTTGGATTATTCCTTATTTATTTGGATCATCACCTGCAATATCATCATGTTTTTTAAAAAATACAAAAAAAAAATATAAATTTAAAAAAAATAAAGAAAATATATTTTATTTACCATGGTCTACTTCATTAAGACTGAGTGATCTTGGATATACTAATACAAAAATTTTAGATCTAAATATTATGTTTAATGATTTTCATCAATATACTGAATCATTAAAAAATGCTCTTGAAACACCATCAAGACAATTTACTAATATAGGACTAAAAGACATATATGGTAATTTTAAACAATTAAATACTAATTTTTTGCAAATAGAAAACGAACTTTATACTCAAATAAGACCTAAAAGAAAAACAGAAAATGGTGAATCACTTTTAGAAGCGTTAAAAAATAGAGGCATTGAATATGTTGAAATACGTTCTTTAGATATTAATCCATTTTCACCTATAGGAATAAGTAAAAATCAAATACTTTTATTAGATTTATTTTTGATTTGGTGTACTTTAGTTGATTCCCCTAAAATTAATAAAATAGATTTTCTATTAATAACCAAAAATTGGGAAAGAATAATTTA includes:
- the gshA gene encoding glutamate--cysteine ligase; the protein is MIEDISKKIAWLKANPKMLKGIFRGIERETLRIQKNGIFSQKTHPYSIGSSLTHKWITTDFAENLLEFITPTSDNIDYLLSFLTDLHCFTASKIKNERMWPFSIPYLTNKKKNIQIAQYGKSNLGKMKNTYRIGLKNRYGDLINTISGVHYNFSLPLSFWENWNKNKNKENNSDYISSGYLHLIRNYYRFGWIIPYLFGSSPAISSCFLKNTKKKYKFKKNKENIFYLPWSTSLRLSDLGYTNTKILDLNIMFNDFHQYTESLKNALETPSRQFTNIGLKDIYGNFKQLNTNFLQIENELYTQIRPKRKTENGESLLEALKNRGIEYVEIRSLDINPFSPIGISKNQILLLDLFLIWCTLVDSPKINKIDFLLITKNWERIIYEGRKPNQKIYINTKKETKTLIEISNVIFKDLYEIALILDYNSNDLSYQTACKEIKLFFKNPDLTYSAQCLKFLIQKGMKKTGLSLANKYHKKFINENYLNINKKNLEKETIRSHQKQIQIEQEDRLTFEEYIKNK